In Bacteroidales bacterium, the following proteins share a genomic window:
- a CDS encoding Re/Si-specific NAD(P)(+) transhydrogenase subunit alpha, protein MKVGILKELNQSEFRVAATPKTVTRLKKQGFSVLVESGCGLKAKYSDAEYSSAGAEIISSANELYSKSDIILKVQPPTEQEVGLMKKGTLMLSYLWPAQNQQLLKKLSEAGVNAIAMDAIPRISRAQKMDVLSSMANIAGYRAVIESANYFGRFLNGQITAAGKVEPAKVLVIGAGVAGLAAIGTAKSLGAIVRAFDTRKEVAEQIQSMGAQFITVDINEDGSTSSGYSKSMSQAFIDAEMALFKQQASEVDIIITTAQIPGKEAPKLILKDHVEVMKPGSVIVDLAAGTGGNCVLTKKDEVYTTTNGVTIVGKVDALPSQASFLYGNNLCNLLDDMGKADSFKIDMADDIVKRAMVTFEGKINWPPEPLAVSVNKTTETPKPSAEEEAKKKASKVKKAIISNIIWLAIIGVLFFFLGKVAPADFMSHFTAFVLAVFVGWNVIWNVTHALHTPLMSVTNAISGIIIIGGLLIIQDDFTSPRTILAFIAVLIASINIVGGFMVTYRMLKMFKK, encoded by the coding sequence ATGAAAGTAGGAATTCTAAAAGAGTTGAATCAAAGCGAATTTAGAGTCGCTGCAACTCCCAAAACGGTTACACGCTTGAAAAAGCAGGGTTTTAGTGTGCTTGTGGAATCTGGTTGCGGATTAAAAGCAAAGTATTCTGATGCTGAATATTCATCGGCTGGTGCTGAAATTATTTCTTCAGCAAACGAGCTTTATTCTAAGTCAGACATCATTCTTAAAGTTCAGCCACCCACAGAACAGGAGGTTGGTTTAATGAAAAAAGGTACGTTAATGTTAAGTTACCTTTGGCCTGCACAAAATCAACAACTGTTAAAAAAATTATCTGAAGCTGGCGTTAACGCCATAGCAATGGATGCTATTCCAAGAATTTCACGTGCACAGAAAATGGACGTATTGTCTTCAATGGCAAATATTGCAGGTTATAGAGCTGTTATCGAAAGCGCCAATTATTTCGGTCGTTTTTTAAATGGACAAATTACTGCTGCAGGGAAAGTTGAGCCGGCAAAGGTACTTGTTATAGGTGCTGGTGTTGCTGGTTTGGCTGCTATCGGAACGGCAAAATCATTAGGTGCCATTGTCAGAGCATTTGATACAAGAAAAGAAGTTGCTGAACAAATTCAGTCCATGGGCGCCCAATTTATAACTGTTGATATAAACGAGGATGGATCCACTTCTTCGGGTTATAGCAAATCAATGAGTCAGGCATTTATTGATGCTGAAATGGCATTGTTTAAACAACAGGCATCAGAAGTTGACATTATTATCACTACTGCACAGATTCCAGGTAAAGAAGCACCAAAACTGATATTGAAAGACCATGTTGAAGTAATGAAACCGGGTTCGGTAATTGTTGATTTGGCAGCAGGAACAGGTGGCAACTGTGTCTTAACAAAAAAGGATGAAGTTTATACAACTACAAACGGAGTCACTATAGTTGGCAAGGTTGATGCACTTCCTTCGCAAGCAAGTTTCCTTTATGGAAATAACTTGTGCAACCTATTAGATGACATGGGCAAAGCTGACAGTTTTAAAATAGATATGGCTGATGATATCGTAAAGCGTGCCATGGTTACATTTGAAGGAAAAATAAACTGGCCCCCGGAGCCATTAGCTGTAAGCGTCAATAAAACAACAGAAACACCAAAACCTTCTGCTGAAGAAGAAGCCAAGAAAAAGGCCTCAAAAGTAAAAAAAGCAATTATTTCGAATATTATATGGCTTGCAATTATTGGTGTACTGTTCTTCTTCCTTGGTAAAGTTGCACCTGCTGATTTTATGTCGCATTTTACTGCTTTTGTTCTTGCCGTTTTTGTTGGCTGGAATGTAATCTGGAATGTTACTCATGCTTTGCATACTCCGCTAATGTCGGTTACAAATGCAATAAGCGGAATTATTATCATCGGAGGATTGCTTATTATACAGGATGATTTTACTAGCCCGAGAACTATATTGGCTTTTATAGCAGTATTGATTGCAAGCATTAATATTGTCGGTGGTTTTATGGTTACATATAGAATGTTAAAAATGTTTAAAAAATAA
- a CDS encoding NAD(P)(+) transhydrogenase (Re/Si-specific) subunit beta has product MITTNIQIAAYIFSSILFILSLSGLASQETAKKGVIYGIIGMIIAIMATVFGENIQGYTYIIVAMVIASIIGIIVARKVEMTSMPQLIALLHSFVGMAAVLVGFGTFIDPHTFELTGAERSIHLVEIYVGIFIGAITFTGSVIAWGKLTENISGKPLVYMGKDIVNVVLLLASIVLGVLFVGADSSHAMLYLGIMTAIAAFFGIIMVMAIGGADMPVVISMLNSLSGWTAAASGFMLGNDLLIVTGALVGSSGAILSIIMCNAMNRSFFSVISGGFGQEIKTGKKLEGKVNSITHEEAAEILNEAQSIVIVPGYGMAVAKAQYPVHDMVEKLKKKGKTVLFGIHPVAGRLPGHMNVLLAEANVPYDIVLEMDEVNPDMPETDVTMVIGANDTVNPGAQEDPSSPIYGMPVVEVWKAKRVIVMKRSMAVGYAGVENPLFYKENAAMLYGDAKESVDKINSNLK; this is encoded by the coding sequence ATGATTACAACAAATATTCAAATAGCAGCGTATATCTTTTCTTCAATCCTGTTTATTCTAAGTTTATCAGGATTAGCTTCACAGGAAACAGCAAAAAAAGGAGTTATCTATGGTATTATAGGGATGATTATTGCCATTATGGCTACAGTATTTGGCGAAAATATCCAGGGATATACTTATATAATTGTAGCAATGGTTATAGCTTCCATTATTGGAATTATTGTTGCAAGGAAAGTTGAAATGACTTCAATGCCGCAGCTTATCGCATTACTTCATAGTTTTGTTGGTATGGCTGCAGTTTTAGTTGGTTTCGGTACTTTTATCGACCCTCATACTTTTGAATTGACAGGAGCTGAAAGGTCAATACATCTTGTTGAAATTTATGTTGGCATATTTATTGGCGCAATTACTTTTACAGGTTCTGTTATTGCTTGGGGAAAGCTTACCGAGAACATCTCCGGTAAACCACTTGTTTATATGGGGAAAGATATTGTAAATGTAGTCCTTCTTTTGGCATCTATTGTATTAGGTGTTTTGTTTGTTGGTGCTGACAGTTCTCATGCTATGTTATATTTAGGTATAATGACCGCCATTGCAGCATTTTTCGGAATAATTATGGTGATGGCTATCGGTGGAGCAGATATGCCTGTTGTAATATCAATGCTGAATTCACTATCAGGATGGACAGCTGCTGCTTCCGGTTTCATGCTGGGAAACGACCTCCTTATTGTTACCGGTGCACTGGTAGGTAGTTCGGGTGCAATTCTTTCAATAATTATGTGTAATGCTATGAACAGGTCTTTCTTTTCAGTTATATCAGGTGGTTTTGGTCAGGAAATTAAAACAGGAAAGAAGCTGGAAGGAAAAGTAAATTCAATAACTCATGAGGAAGCAGCTGAAATTCTTAATGAAGCACAATCAATTGTTATTGTTCCCGGATATGGCATGGCTGTTGCTAAAGCACAGTATCCTGTTCACGATATGGTCGAGAAATTAAAGAAAAAAGGGAAAACTGTCCTATTTGGTATTCATCCGGTAGCAGGACGTCTTCCCGGACACATGAATGTTTTGCTTGCTGAAGCAAATGTGCCTTATGATATTGTTTTGGAAATGGATGAAGTTAACCCTGATATGCCGGAAACAGATGTTACAATGGTTATTGGTGCTAACGACACGGTTAACCCCGGAGCGCAGGAAGACCCCTCAAGTCCGATTTATGGAATGCCTGTTGTTGAAGTTTGGAAAGCAAAAAGGGTTATTGTTATGAAACGTTCTATGGCAGTAGGTTATGCAGGCGTTGAGAATCCTCTGTTCTATAAAGAAAATGCCGCCATGCTTTATGGCGACGCTAAAGAGAGTGTTGATAAAATTAATAGTAATCTGAAGTGA
- a CDS encoding molybdopterin-dependent oxidoreductase has translation MNEVNVFLNGKKLIGKKGESILEFANRNGYKIPTLCYDQRLEPFSYCKICAVEVKGMNELQPACSTIIVEGMIIETESENIKKYRKNSLESIVSNYYVGDVEKRNADFYKSDLVRLINEYGVDIKKFKTKSKENKTDFKHPFIKIDNDKCILCSRCIRICNEVAGAKAIKLVEKGNETLVVPAIGEKLQDSVCESCGLCISTCPADAITENAAFKLIDAKIDEDETICNYCSIGCKIKIHHKNGYVMRITGAAGDINNDGSICKFPKFGYNYFNDKKRIIKPLQKINGKFEEISFDKAFQLIIEKIKSVNADENAFFAGARLTNEELYLIQKLSRAAVKTNNIASFHYLGRGENYFSNMYDSLPFEQIKDLKNVFLLGTELSKDNPVLGYMINKSKFKNDIKLTVISNKPSSLMKPKADEFILIKSYYHFIKAMNHYLLSNNLAETNFITDNCSGFEEYKKKLLSENYKTLVKESGVTDEKIIEETAKSYLKGLNSVVVFSEKNLSANATTALINFSLLTGKMGKTANGIIALKEKNNSQGLFDMGITPEYGVGYQSVNDANYKILLKKKWEVNNLPDKVYADQLSLLNENKIKNLFVFGEDPIGCAVDKNAVKLLINKTKFKVVQDYFITETVAEADLILPASLPVEIGGHFTNTEGFIQKLDIVFQSKPEKNSYNQIYTLLNKLDVKTEVAPENLILETASLLEQPSETDASDKKYSFISLVKDNENRMFHYGCDNITKQFVEYFNKTLGYKN, from the coding sequence ATGAACGAAGTAAATGTCTTCTTAAATGGGAAAAAACTTATAGGAAAAAAAGGGGAATCAATCTTAGAATTTGCAAATAGAAATGGGTATAAAATACCCACTCTTTGTTATGACCAGAGATTAGAACCATTCTCGTATTGTAAAATATGTGCAGTAGAAGTTAAAGGAATGAACGAACTTCAACCTGCATGCTCTACAATTATTGTTGAAGGAATGATTATTGAAACTGAAAGCGAAAACATTAAAAAATACAGAAAAAATTCATTAGAATCCATTGTTAGTAATTATTATGTTGGCGACGTGGAGAAAAGAAATGCGGATTTTTATAAAAGTGATTTAGTAAGATTAATAAATGAATACGGGGTTGATATAAAAAAATTTAAAACTAAAAGCAAAGAAAATAAAACTGATTTTAAACATCCGTTTATTAAAATTGATAATGATAAATGCATTTTATGTTCAAGATGTATAAGAATTTGTAATGAAGTAGCAGGAGCAAAAGCTATTAAGTTGGTTGAGAAAGGCAACGAAACTCTTGTTGTTCCGGCTATTGGCGAAAAACTTCAAGATTCAGTTTGTGAATCTTGCGGCTTATGTATTTCAACATGTCCTGCAGATGCTATTACAGAGAATGCTGCTTTTAAACTTATTGATGCTAAAATTGACGAAGATGAAACAATTTGTAATTATTGTTCTATAGGTTGTAAAATAAAAATACATCATAAAAATGGTTATGTAATGAGAATTACAGGAGCAGCTGGCGATATCAATAATGATGGTTCAATCTGCAAATTTCCAAAATTCGGATATAATTATTTTAATGATAAAAAAAGAATAATAAAACCACTTCAAAAAATAAATGGCAAATTTGAAGAAATATCATTCGATAAAGCATTTCAGCTTATAATAGAAAAAATTAAAAGTGTTAATGCTGATGAAAATGCTTTTTTTGCTGGTGCGCGTCTTACAAATGAAGAATTATATTTGATTCAAAAACTTTCAAGAGCTGCTGTAAAAACTAATAATATCGCAAGTTTTCATTATCTTGGCAGAGGAGAAAATTATTTCAGCAATATGTATGACAGTTTGCCTTTTGAACAAATAAAAGATTTGAAAAATGTTTTTTTGCTTGGAACAGAATTGAGCAAAGACAATCCTGTATTAGGATATATGATTAATAAATCAAAATTTAAAAATGATATAAAACTAACTGTTATTTCGAATAAGCCGAGTAGCTTGATGAAACCCAAAGCAGATGAGTTTATTCTGATAAAATCATATTATCATTTTATTAAAGCAATGAACCATTATCTGCTAAGCAATAATTTGGCAGAAACAAATTTTATCACAGATAATTGCTCTGGTTTTGAAGAATACAAAAAGAAACTTCTCTCCGAAAATTATAAAACTTTAGTGAAAGAATCGGGAGTAACCGATGAAAAAATAATTGAAGAAACTGCAAAATCATATTTAAAAGGATTGAACAGCGTGGTTGTTTTTTCAGAAAAAAATCTTTCAGCAAATGCAACTACTGCGTTGATAAATTTTTCACTACTGACAGGAAAGATGGGAAAAACAGCAAACGGAATAATTGCACTTAAAGAAAAAAATAATTCACAGGGATTGTTTGATATGGGAATTACTCCCGAATATGGAGTGGGTTATCAGTCGGTAAATGATGCAAATTACAAAATTCTTTTAAAGAAAAAATGGGAAGTAAATAATTTACCAGATAAAGTTTATGCAGACCAACTTTCGCTTCTTAATGAAAACAAAATAAAAAATCTGTTCGTTTTCGGCGAAGACCCTATCGGCTGTGCTGTTGATAAAAATGCCGTGAAACTTTTAATAAATAAAACAAAGTTTAAAGTTGTTCAGGATTATTTCATCACCGAAACCGTTGCTGAGGCAGATTTGATTTTACCAGCATCGTTGCCTGTTGAAATTGGAGGACATTTCACAAATACAGAAGGGTTTATTCAAAAATTAGATATTGTTTTTCAGAGTAAACCCGAAAAAAATTCATATAATCAAATTTATACTCTTTTAAATAAACTTGATGTAAAAACTGAAGTTGCTCCCGAAAACCTTATTCTCGAAACAGCATCATTATTAGAACAACCCAGCGAAACAGATGCAAGCGATAAGAAATATTCATTCATTAGCTTGGTAAAAGATAATGAAAATAGAATGTTTCATTATGGCTGCGATAATATTACAAAGCAGTTTGTAGAATATTTTAATAAAACTTTGGGATATAAAAATTAA
- a CDS encoding DUF2279 domain-containing protein produces MKNIILILFSLYFLNTSAQVDSSQSQNKYNSKRLLFLTGTCVVGYGVSMYLLNDLWYKDYPKSSFHFFNDNNEWLQVDKLGHFYTAYYIGTYGIKLFNWTGLERKKAIWLGGLIGTVYMTNIEILDGFSQHWGFSLGDMTVNILGSFAVISQQLAWNEQKIIGKWSFHQTKYSKYRPDLLGKNMQENWLKDYNGQTYWVSCNIYSFLNKNSKFPKWLNVSFGYGAEGMLGATSNPYDYKGSILPIYERYHQYYISLDLDLSRIKTKSKFVNTIFQALNLLKFPAPAIEFNRIDKVKLHGVYF; encoded by the coding sequence ATGAAAAATATAATTTTAATATTATTTTCTCTTTATTTTCTCAATACTTCAGCACAGGTTGACTCATCTCAATCTCAAAATAAATATAATTCCAAAAGATTATTATTTCTCACAGGAACTTGTGTTGTTGGTTATGGAGTATCAATGTATTTATTGAATGATTTGTGGTACAAAGATTATCCAAAATCATCATTTCATTTTTTTAATGATAACAATGAGTGGCTACAGGTTGATAAATTAGGGCATTTTTATACTGCATATTATATCGGAACTTATGGAATAAAACTTTTTAACTGGACAGGACTTGAAAGAAAAAAAGCAATCTGGCTTGGTGGATTAATAGGCACGGTTTACATGACAAACATTGAAATTCTCGATGGTTTTTCACAGCATTGGGGATTTTCTTTAGGTGATATGACTGTAAATATTTTAGGTTCTTTTGCCGTTATTTCACAGCAGTTGGCATGGAACGAACAAAAAATTATCGGCAAATGGTCATTTCATCAAACGAAATATTCCAAATACAGACCGGATTTGCTCGGAAAAAATATGCAGGAAAACTGGCTCAAAGATTATAACGGACAAACATATTGGGTTTCGTGTAATATATATTCATTTTTAAATAAAAATTCAAAATTTCCGAAATGGCTTAATGTTTCATTTGGCTATGGTGCCGAAGGAATGCTCGGTGCTACAAGTAATCCTTATGATTATAAAGGAAGCATACTACCGATATACGAAAGATACCACCAATATTATATTTCTTTGGATTTGGATTTATCAAGAATTAAAACAAAATCGAAATTTGTAAATACCATTTTTCAGGCATTGAACTTGCTTAAATTTCCTGCACCTGCCATAGAATTTAACAGAATTGACAAAGTTAAATTGCATGGAGTATATTTTTAA
- a CDS encoding Maf family nucleotide pyrophosphatase, translating to MTLFKNYNFILVSKSPRRQQLLEGMGIKFKIKTKEINEKYPTEYKREKIPIYLCELKANTFANEIKNDKTILISADTLVFLNNKVLNKPKNYTDAFNMLSELSGKMHEVITGVCLKTKNKTVSFYDISKVYFKKLSREEIKFYIDNYKPYDKAGAYGAQEWLGFVGISKIEGSYFNVMGLPTHKLYEELVKFCK from the coding sequence ATGACTTTATTTAAAAATTATAATTTTATATTGGTTTCAAAGTCGCCGCGTCGTCAGCAGTTGCTAGAGGGAATGGGAATAAAATTTAAAATAAAAACTAAAGAAATTAATGAAAAATATCCAACTGAATACAAACGTGAAAAAATTCCCATCTACCTTTGCGAACTTAAAGCAAATACTTTTGCTAATGAAATAAAAAATGATAAAACTATTCTTATTTCAGCTGATACATTGGTATTTCTGAATAATAAAGTACTTAACAAACCAAAAAATTATACTGATGCTTTTAATATGCTCTCTGAGCTTTCGGGAAAAATGCACGAAGTAATTACTGGAGTTTGCCTGAAAACAAAAAATAAAACAGTTTCTTTTTATGATATTTCAAAAGTTTATTTTAAAAAACTTTCAAGAGAGGAAATAAAATTTTATATCGACAATTATAAACCTTATGATAAAGCCGGAGCTTATGGAGCACAGGAATGGCTTGGTTTTGTTGGCATCAGTAAAATTGAGGGCTCATATTTTAATGTAATGGGTTTGCCTACTCATAAGCTTTACGAAGAACTTGTTAAATTTTGCAAGTAA
- a CDS encoding geranylgeranylglycerol-phosphate geranylgeranyltransferase — protein MINYLRLIRYKNLFIIALTQYTVRYCMLKPYFRYFTDTELQLNNFNFFLLVLSTMMIAAAGYIINDYFDIKADWINRPDKIILGRHIKRSRAIFLHFVLNAAAFIIAVYLSILAGNLKLILIYVIAIILLWWYSTTLKKTFLIGNIIISLHAAFVPLLVWFFEISTMKENNYNITIFNFSDLKKGLFAVAFFAFFINLIREIIKDIEDIKGDRKIGCKTIPIKLGIKNTEIIILVFSCIVFLLIVLTQKNIYDEGLFVLFWYLMIFVQIPLILMFYIVPKANKRKDYSNASNLVKLIMFTGIFAIVVFHFTLFHIWPFNN, from the coding sequence ATGATAAACTATTTACGGCTTATACGGTATAAAAATCTTTTTATTATTGCGTTGACGCAATATACTGTGAGATATTGTATGTTGAAACCATATTTCAGATATTTTACCGACACCGAACTTCAACTGAATAATTTTAATTTCTTTTTACTTGTTCTATCAACTATGATGATAGCTGCAGCTGGTTACATAATCAATGATTATTTTGATATTAAAGCCGATTGGATTAATCGTCCCGATAAAATTATACTGGGACGTCATATTAAAAGAAGTCGTGCTATTTTTCTGCATTTTGTTTTAAATGCAGCTGCTTTTATTATTGCTGTTTACTTGTCAATTCTTGCAGGAAATCTCAAATTAATATTGATTTATGTAATTGCAATAATATTATTATGGTGGTATTCAACAACTCTGAAAAAAACTTTTTTAATAGGAAACATAATAATTTCATTGCATGCAGCATTTGTGCCGTTGCTCGTTTGGTTTTTTGAAATTTCAACGATGAAAGAAAATAACTATAACATAACTATTTTCAATTTTTCTGATTTAAAAAAAGGACTTTTTGCTGTTGCATTTTTCGCATTTTTTATAAATCTGATACGCGAAATAATCAAAGATATTGAAGACATAAAAGGCGACAGGAAAATTGGATGCAAAACAATACCGATAAAATTAGGAATAAAAAATACCGAAATAATAATACTTGTTTTTTCATGCATTGTGTTTCTTTTGATTGTGCTTACACAAAAAAATATTTATGATGAGGGGTTATTTGTTTTGTTCTGGTATCTTATGATTTTCGTCCAGATTCCTCTTATTTTAATGTTTTATATTGTTCCTAAAGCAAATAAAAGAAAGGACTATAGCAATGCAAGTAATTTAGTAAAGCTTATTATGTTTACCGGTATTTTTGCAATTGTTGTATTTCATTTTACCCTTTTCCATATATGGCCTTTTAATAATTGA
- a CDS encoding HAD hydrolase family protein — protein MKNYRKLLEYINTFVFDVDGVLASSYVSTLPDGEQIRTMNAKDGYAIQLAVKNEYNVCIISGAKADSIKKRFERIGVKDIFMGTGNKCEVLDKYMKNKNLERRNILYMGDDIPDYKAMQMAGLPACPSDAANEIKLISLYISEVKGGDGCVRDIIEQVLKIQGKWMNDNAFCW, from the coding sequence ATGAAGAATTACAGAAAATTATTGGAATATATAAACACTTTTGTATTTGATGTTGATGGAGTTTTGGCAAGTAGTTATGTATCAACCTTGCCTGATGGAGAGCAAATAAGAACAATGAATGCAAAGGACGGATATGCCATTCAACTTGCTGTGAAGAATGAATATAATGTTTGTATTATTTCAGGAGCAAAAGCCGATTCGATAAAAAAAAGATTCGAAAGAATCGGAGTTAAGGATATTTTTATGGGAACCGGCAACAAGTGCGAAGTGCTTGATAAATATATGAAAAATAAAAATCTGGAACGAAGAAATATTTTATATATGGGAGATGATATTCCTGATTATAAGGCAATGCAAATGGCAGGATTACCTGCCTGTCCTTCGGATGCGGCAAATGAAATTAAGTTAATTTCTCTTTATATTTCGGAAGTAAAAGGAGGAGATGGTTGTGTTAGGGATATAATTGAGCAGGTTTTGAAAATACAGGGGAAATGGATGAATGATAATGCTTTTTGCTGGTAA
- the argF gene encoding ornithine carbamoyltransferase, whose translation MPVNLKNRSFLKLLDFTPEEIKFLLNLSIDLKKAKYSGIEQQRLKGKNIVLIFEKDSTRTRCAFETAAHDQGAHVTYIGPTGSQIGKKESMKDTARVLGRMYDGIEYRGYAQEIAETLAKYAGVPIWNGLTNEFHPTQILADFQTMLEHIDKPLNKISFCFSGDARNNVGNSLMVGAAKMGMDYRAAAPKNCQPDEKLVAKCKEIAKQTGAKITITDNVADAVKGIDFIYTDVWVSMGEPDNVWEERIKLLKPFQVNKKMLDLTGNPNVKFLHCLPAFHNRETTIGEQIFQKFGLDGVEVTEEVFESHASVVFDEAENRVHTIKAVMVATLGN comes from the coding sequence ATGCCAGTAAATCTGAAAAACCGAAGTTTCCTGAAACTTCTTGACTTCACACCCGAAGAAATAAAATTTTTATTGAATCTTTCAATAGATTTGAAGAAAGCCAAATACTCAGGAATAGAACAGCAAAGATTAAAAGGTAAGAATATTGTCTTGATATTTGAAAAAGATTCAACTCGTACGCGATGTGCTTTTGAAACAGCGGCTCACGACCAAGGTGCTCATGTAACTTACATCGGACCTACGGGTTCGCAAATAGGAAAAAAAGAATCAATGAAAGACACAGCAAGAGTTCTGGGAAGAATGTATGATGGCATTGAATATCGCGGATATGCACAGGAAATAGCTGAAACGCTTGCAAAATACGCCGGTGTTCCTATATGGAACGGATTGACAAATGAATTTCATCCCACACAAATATTAGCCGATTTTCAAACAATGCTCGAACACATTGATAAACCTCTAAATAAAATTTCATTCTGCTTTTCTGGTGATGCCCGCAATAATGTCGGAAACTCTTTAATGGTTGGTGCTGCAAAAATGGGCATGGATTACAGAGCTGCTGCTCCCAAAAATTGTCAGCCCGATGAAAAGCTTGTTGCAAAATGTAAAGAAATTGCAAAGCAAACAGGTGCTAAAATAACGATTACCGACAATGTTGCTGATGCGGTAAAAGGTATTGATTTTATATATACCGACGTTTGGGTATCAATGGGCGAACCCGATAATGTTTGGGAAGAAAGAATTAAACTTTTAAAACCATTTCAGGTTAACAAAAAAATGCTTGATTTAACCGGTAATCCAAACGTAAAATTTCTGCATTGCCTGCCTGCATTTCATAACAGAGAAACTACAATAGGTGAACAAATTTTTCAAAAATTCGGATTAGACGGAGTGGAAGTAACAGAAGAAGTTTTCGAATCACATGCATCAGTTGTTTTTGATGAAGCTGAAAATAGGGTTCATACAATTAAAGCAGTGATGGTAGCAACTTTAGGGAATTAA
- a CDS encoding glutamine synthetase family protein: MENYEMNSNLLEKELNKSRNDFTKQDIMNFIENSKIRMLNFRYIGGDGRLKTLNFNINSKKHIDELLSTGERVDGSSLFSYVEASSSDLYVMPRYRTAFVNPFSEIPTLDILCSYFDKDGQPLASSSDYVMRKANEALEKSTGLTLQAMGELEYYVISQKDPNFAAVEQKGYHESMPFAKSEKFRCEAMQAIAQAGGLIKYGHSEVGNFIINDISYEQNEIEFTPTSVEDAADNLLLAKWILRMLAYKHGVTVSFTPKISVGKAGSGLHIHYRLLKDGKNIMIEGNKLSDIAKKSIAGILDLAPSLTAFGNTLPISYLRLVPHQEAPTSICWGDRNRSVLVRVPLGWLGSNEMAQIANPQDKTQLQTAVNKQTVEFRCPDGSADIYLLLAGLSVAIRHGIEMKDALKLAEKLYVNVNIFKDEHADVASKLKNLPVSCCDSADCLNEQRSIYQKDNIFTKGTVDGIIQKLKSYDDKNLSERLYRNHEEIKKMVNTNLHCA; the protein is encoded by the coding sequence ATGGAAAATTACGAAATGAATTCTAACCTTTTAGAAAAGGAACTTAATAAATCAAGGAATGATTTTACTAAACAGGATATAATGAATTTTATTGAAAATAGTAAAATCAGAATGCTCAACTTTAGATATATAGGCGGTGATGGGAGATTGAAGACACTTAATTTTAATATTAACAGCAAAAAACATATAGATGAATTGTTGTCAACCGGCGAAAGAGTTGATGGTTCAAGCTTGTTTTCGTATGTTGAAGCCAGCTCCAGTGACTTATACGTTATGCCGCGTTACAGAACTGCTTTTGTAAATCCATTCTCCGAAATCCCGACATTGGATATTCTTTGTTCATATTTTGATAAAGATGGACAGCCATTGGCAAGTTCTTCGGACTATGTAATGAGAAAAGCAAATGAAGCTCTCGAGAAATCTACCGGTTTAACGCTTCAGGCAATGGGTGAACTCGAATATTATGTTATTTCGCAAAAAGACCCAAATTTTGCTGCCGTTGAACAGAAAGGATATCATGAATCTATGCCTTTTGCAAAGTCAGAAAAATTCAGATGCGAAGCAATGCAGGCAATTGCACAAGCCGGAGGATTGATAAAGTATGGACATTCCGAAGTAGGAAATTTTATCATAAACGATATTTCTTATGAACAAAATGAAATTGAATTTACTCCTACAAGTGTTGAAGATGCAGCAGATAATCTTTTATTGGCAAAGTGGATATTAAGAATGTTGGCATATAAACATGGAGTTACTGTTAGTTTTACTCCTAAAATTTCTGTTGGTAAAGCAGGAAGCGGATTACATATACATTACCGCCTTCTCAAAGATGGGAAAAATATTATGATTGAAGGAAACAAATTAAGTGATATTGCAAAAAAATCTATTGCCGGAATTCTTGATTTGGCACCTTCTCTTACAGCATTTGGAAATACTTTACCAATATCATATTTGCGATTGGTGCCTCATCAGGAAGCTCCCACATCAATTTGCTGGGGTGACAGAAACAGGTCGGTTCTCGTAAGAGTTCCTCTCGGATGGCTCGGTTCAAATGAAATGGCACAAATTGCAAATCCTCAGGATAAAACACAGTTACAAACTGCTGTTAACAAACAAACCGTTGAATTTCGTTGTCCTGATGGTTCTGCTGATATTTATTTATTACTTGCAGGACTTTCAGTTGCAATCAGACATGGCATTGAAATGAAAGATGCACTTAAGCTTGCCGAAAAGTTATATGTAAATGTGAATATATTTAAAGATGAACATGCCGATGTAGCGAGTAAACTGAAAAATTTACCTGTTTCATGTTGCGATTCTGCCGATTGTCTGAATGAACAGCGAAGCATATATCAAAAAGATAATATTTTTACAAAAGGCACAGTTGATGGAATAATCCAGAAACTTAAATCATATGACGATAAAAATTTAAGCGAAAGATTATACAGAAATCACGAAGAAATCAAGAAAATGGTGAACACTAATTTGCATTGTGCTTAA